A region from the Salvia splendens isolate huo1 chromosome 15, SspV2, whole genome shotgun sequence genome encodes:
- the LOC121766759 gene encoding anamorsin homolog, which translates to MGQDRLLVITDQVAVSISAVSDAIKKLRKEEVVVVDPMIIYILNVVEELYSLMSLESSSIDDVVSLCKKLEFPSDQLLGNISRVLKPGGSVLFYLDSQTVGEQMIALSGNFLASDI; encoded by the exons ATGGGGCAGGATAGATTGTTGGTGATCACGGATCAGGTAGCTGTGTCGATTTCTGCAGTTTCCGATGCTATTAAGAAGCTTAGGAAGGAAGAAGTTGTAGTGGTTGATCCTATGATCATTTAT ATACTGAATGTCGTAGAAGAgctctaca GTCTAATGTCACTGGAGTCTTCATCTatagatgatgttgtttctctTTGTAAAAAATTGGAGTTTCCCAGTGATCAGTTGCTTGGAAATATCTCTAGAGTTTTAAAACCTGGTGGATCTGTCCTTTTTTACCTGGATTCTCAAACTGTTGGGGAACAAATG ATTGCATTGTCTGGAAACTTCTTAGCTTCCGACATATAA
- the LOC121767399 gene encoding ATP-dependent Clp protease proteolytic subunit 4, chloroplastic-like, which yields MDSLILSTPLTHRSLPAFRRLSHLPAPSPSTHFLRAPKSLTSPLRCSLSSFSPQTLTYPDSLLTHLAPAAQQSPATAMRGAEADAMGLLLKERIVFLGNSIDDFVADAIISQLLLLDAQDSTKDIRLFVNSAGGSLSATMAIFDVVRLVRADVSTIALGISASTASIILGGGTKGKRFAMPNTRIMIHQPLGGASGQAIDVEIQAQEVMHNKKNVTTIISEFTGRSYEQVEKDIDRDRYMSPIEAVEYGIIDGVIDGDSIIPLEPVPDKVKSSTFDYLEISKDPKKFLTPDIPDDEIY from the exons ATGGACTCTCTCATCCTCTCCACGCCGCTAACCCACCGCTCTCTCCCTGCCTTCCGCCGCCTCTCTCACCTCCCCGCGCCTTCACCCTCCACGCACTTCCTCCGCGCTCCTAAATCCCTAACTTCCCCCCTCAGATGCTCGCTTTCTTCCTTCAGTCCGCAGACGCTCACCTACCCTGATTCCCTCCTCACGCACCTCGCCCCCGCGGCGCAGCAGTCTCCCGCAACTGCCATGCGCGGCGCCGAGGCCGACGCCATGGGGCTGCTGCTTAAGGAGAGGATTGTGTTCCTCGGGAACAGTATTGATGATTTCGTCGCTGACGCCATTATCAGTCAGCTCCTTCTGCTGGATGCTCAGGATTCTACCAAGGATATCCGGCTTTTCGTCAATTCCGCTGGTGGCTCGCTCAG TGCTACAATGGCCATCTTTGATGTTGTGCGCCTAGTGAGGGCTGATGTTTCCACAATTGCACTAGGCATTTCTGCATCAACAGCTTCCATCATCCTTGGCGGTGGCACTAAAGGGAAACGCTTTGCAATGCCTAATACAAGGATAATGATACACCAACCGCTTGGGGGTGCTAGTGGGCAAGCCATAGATGTGGAAATTCAAGCCCAGGAAGTAATGCATAACAAGAAGAATGTAACAACAATTATATCCGAATTCACCGGTCGATCATATGAACAAGTTGAGAAGGATATTGATAGAGATCGCTACATGTCACCAATTGAAGCAGTTGAATATGGCATAATTGATGGAGTCATTGATGGAGATAGCATTATTCCGCTCGAGCCTGTTCCTGACAAGGTTAAGTCATCTACATTCGATTACTTGGAGATCAGCAAAGATCCCAAAAAGTTTTTGACACCAGATATCCCTGATGATGAAATATATTAG